A window of the Microbispora sp. ZYX-F-249 genome harbors these coding sequences:
- a CDS encoding amino acid ABC transporter permease, whose translation MTERGATVLYDVPGPRTRLRNNVLTLAFGVVLLLVAYFVWTKFDEKGQWKGELWEPFLRADTWTELILPGLLNTLTAAALAAVLALLFGAVFGIARLSDHRWVRIPAAVVVEAFRAVPVLMLIFFAQYGGSLAGLVVTEFAAVVFGLTVYNGSVLAEIVRAGILAVPRGQAEAGSAIGLRKNQVMRLILLPQAVTAMMPAIVSQLVVLLKDTALGFVVAYADLLNAGARVVPANYANLIPSVIVIAVVYIAINLALGYLATWLERRSRRSRKVSADPAAAEMAGGEVPLVR comes from the coding sequence ATGACGGAGCGCGGCGCCACCGTCCTCTACGACGTCCCGGGCCCGCGGACCCGGTTGCGCAACAACGTGCTGACGCTCGCGTTCGGCGTCGTCCTGCTGCTGGTCGCGTACTTCGTGTGGACGAAGTTCGACGAGAAGGGCCAGTGGAAGGGCGAGCTGTGGGAGCCGTTCCTGCGGGCCGACACCTGGACCGAGCTGATCCTGCCCGGCCTCCTCAACACGCTGACCGCCGCCGCGCTCGCCGCGGTGCTCGCGCTGCTGTTCGGCGCGGTGTTCGGCATCGCGCGCCTGTCGGACCACCGCTGGGTGCGGATCCCGGCCGCGGTGGTCGTCGAGGCCTTCCGCGCGGTCCCGGTGCTGATGCTCATCTTCTTCGCGCAGTACGGCGGGAGCCTGGCCGGGCTGGTCGTGACCGAGTTCGCGGCCGTGGTCTTCGGCCTGACGGTCTACAACGGGTCGGTCCTGGCCGAGATCGTGCGCGCGGGCATCCTCGCCGTGCCGCGCGGCCAGGCCGAGGCGGGATCCGCCATCGGCCTGCGCAAGAACCAGGTGATGCGGCTGATCCTGCTGCCGCAGGCGGTCACCGCGATGATGCCCGCGATCGTCAGCCAGCTCGTGGTGCTGCTCAAGGACACCGCGCTCGGCTTCGTCGTGGCCTACGCCGACCTGCTGAACGCGGGCGCCCGCGTGGTGCCGGCCAACTACGCCAACCTGATCCCCTCGGTCATCGTGATCGCGGTGGTCTACATCGCGATCAACCTGGCCCTGGGCTACCTCGCCACCTGGCTGGAGCGGCGCAGCAGGCGCAGCCGCAAGGTCTCGGCCGACCCGGCCGCCGCGGAGATGGCCGGCGGCGAGGTCCCGCTCGTGCGCTGA
- a CDS encoding S9 family peptidase: MPPTPGPRPFSPRPSPISTTDVARAGLRLGFPTVLGRETWWEEDRPAEGGRRTVVHRAADGTRTDLLPAPWDARTRVHEYGGRSYLVVPGHGLVFAHHPDQRLYLAPPRPGDGPDPGTERPRPVTPAPGAPGALRYADLRVQDTPDGPRVWCVRERHRQDAKVTRSIVSVALSGAGGVTEWVTGSDFYASPTPSPDGRHLAYICWNHPHMPWTGTELRVTRLSDGATWTVMGGPGESVLAPLWCGERHLYAVSDRSGWWNLYRAHVSGSSCEALCPLDEEFAGPPWQLGGLPYAVLGDGRLAVPHGRGDLRLGVLDPETGTLSDLDVPYRGWSPVLDTDGDVLVGIGYGPDVPRSVVRIEAAGDAARAEELRREIDDVPAGVLPVPRAVEFEAGPGARVHAYLYPPEGAEEGGAPYVVFVHGGPTGHATSELSLDKAFLTSRGIGVIDVNYGGSSGYGRAYRERLRGRWGVTDVEDVVAAAKWLAAEGLADPARIAVRGASAGGWTVMAACGASDVFAGGVSVAGVSALAPLVAATHDFESRYVEWLVGPEERYGEREPLALADRVTCPMLLMQGLADPVVPPAQSQAFADRLTARGVPCTYLTFEGEAHGFRRLETRAAALAAELSFYLQIFG; this comes from the coding sequence ATGCCCCCCACGCCCGGCCCGAGGCCGTTCTCGCCGCGCCCCTCGCCCATCTCCACCACCGACGTGGCACGTGCCGGTCTGCGGCTCGGCTTCCCGACCGTGCTGGGCCGGGAGACGTGGTGGGAGGAGGACCGCCCCGCCGAGGGCGGCCGCCGTACCGTCGTCCACCGGGCCGCCGACGGCACCCGCACCGACCTGCTTCCCGCGCCCTGGGACGCCCGTACGCGGGTGCACGAGTACGGCGGGCGGTCCTACCTCGTCGTCCCCGGCCACGGCCTCGTCTTCGCGCACCATCCCGATCAGCGGCTCTATCTCGCCCCGCCCCGGCCGGGAGACGGGCCGGACCCGGGCACGGAGCGGCCCCGGCCGGTCACGCCGGCGCCCGGCGCGCCGGGCGCGCTGCGCTACGCCGATCTGCGGGTCCAGGACACCCCGGACGGGCCCCGGGTGTGGTGCGTCAGGGAGCGCCATCGCCAGGACGCCAAGGTCACCCGCTCGATCGTGTCGGTGGCGCTTTCCGGGGCGGGCGGCGTCACCGAGTGGGTCACCGGGAGCGACTTCTACGCCTCGCCCACGCCGTCCCCCGACGGCCGGCACCTCGCCTACATCTGCTGGAACCACCCCCACATGCCCTGGACCGGCACCGAGCTGCGGGTCACGCGGCTGTCCGACGGCGCCACGTGGACGGTGATGGGCGGGCCGGGCGAGTCGGTCCTCGCGCCGCTGTGGTGCGGCGAGCGGCACCTGTACGCCGTCTCCGACCGGTCCGGCTGGTGGAACCTCTACCGGGCCCACGTGTCCGGGTCGTCGTGCGAGGCGCTCTGCCCCCTCGACGAGGAGTTCGCCGGGCCGCCGTGGCAGCTCGGCGGCCTGCCGTACGCCGTGCTGGGCGACGGGCGGCTCGCCGTGCCGCACGGGCGCGGCGACCTGCGCCTGGGCGTGCTCGACCCGGAGACGGGCACGCTGAGCGACCTCGACGTCCCCTACCGGGGCTGGTCACCCGTGCTGGACACGGACGGCGACGTGCTCGTCGGCATCGGCTACGGGCCGGACGTGCCGCGCTCGGTCGTCCGGATCGAAGCCGCCGGTGACGCCGCCCGCGCCGAGGAACTGCGACGGGAGATCGACGACGTGCCCGCCGGTGTCCTCCCCGTGCCCCGGGCCGTGGAGTTCGAGGCCGGGCCCGGCGCGCGCGTCCACGCGTACCTGTACCCGCCAGAGGGGGCGGAGGAGGGCGGCGCGCCGTACGTCGTCTTCGTGCACGGCGGGCCGACCGGGCACGCGACGAGCGAGCTCAGCCTGGACAAGGCGTTCCTCACCAGCCGCGGCATCGGCGTGATCGACGTCAACTACGGGGGGTCCAGCGGGTACGGCCGGGCCTACCGGGAACGCCTGCGCGGCCGGTGGGGCGTGACCGACGTGGAGGACGTGGTCGCGGCGGCGAAGTGGCTGGCCGCCGAGGGACTCGCCGATCCCGCCCGGATCGCCGTACGCGGGGCGAGCGCGGGCGGGTGGACGGTCATGGCCGCCTGCGGCGCCTCGGACGTCTTCGCGGGCGGCGTCTCGGTGGCGGGCGTCAGCGCGCTCGCACCCCTGGTCGCGGCCACCCACGACTTCGAGTCGAGGTACGTGGAGTGGCTGGTCGGTCCGGAGGAACGCTACGGCGAGCGCGAGCCGCTCGCCCTGGCCGACCGGGTGACCTGTCCCATGCTGCTGATGCAGGGGCTCGCCGACCCGGTCGTGCCGCCGGCCCAGTCCCAGGCGTTCGCCGACCGCCTGACGGCGCGCGGGGTGCCCTGCACCTACCTGACGTTCGAGGGCGAGGCGCACGGGTTCCGGCGGCTGGAGACCCGGGCCGCGGCCCTCGCCGCCGAGCTGTCGTTCTACCTGCAGATCTTCGGATGA
- a CDS encoding response regulator transcription factor, whose product MEPIRVLLVDDHSAFRAGLRALLRPVEEVEVADEAASGEQALALLPRVQPDVVLMDLAMPGIGGVAATERITRDNPHVRVLVLSMADDDDAVFAAVRAGARGYVLKGARRAELVRAIRAVAEGEAIFGPALAGRLMGYFSDLGRKPEPSFPELTPREREILALVAGHLTNVQIAARLGLSQKTVRNHVSSIFTKLRVADRAEAIMLARESGL is encoded by the coding sequence ATGGAGCCGATCCGCGTGCTGCTGGTTGACGATCACTCTGCCTTCCGGGCGGGGCTGCGCGCGCTCCTGCGGCCGGTGGAGGAGGTGGAGGTCGCCGACGAGGCGGCCAGCGGCGAGCAGGCCCTCGCGCTCCTCCCCCGTGTGCAGCCCGACGTCGTGCTGATGGACCTCGCCATGCCCGGCATCGGCGGGGTGGCGGCGACCGAGCGGATCACCAGGGACAACCCGCACGTGCGGGTCCTCGTGCTCAGCATGGCGGACGACGACGACGCGGTCTTCGCCGCGGTGCGCGCGGGGGCGCGCGGATACGTGCTCAAGGGCGCGCGGCGGGCCGAACTCGTGCGGGCGATCCGGGCCGTGGCCGAGGGCGAGGCGATCTTCGGCCCCGCCCTCGCCGGACGGCTGATGGGCTACTTCTCCGATCTCGGCAGGAAACCGGAGCCGAGCTTTCCCGAACTCACCCCGCGTGAGCGGGAGATCCTGGCCCTGGTCGCCGGCCACCTGACGAACGTCCAGATAGCGGCCCGGCTCGGGCTGAGCCAGAAGACCGTGCGCAACCACGTGTCGAGCATCTTCACGAAGCTGCGCGTGGCCGACCGGGCCGAGGCGATCATGCTGGCCAGGGAGTCGGGGCTCTAG
- a CDS encoding DUF305 domain-containing protein, which translates to MKRAQAMISSTSFRQLLALVLAAAAISACTAETAEQAKVNVVQPGAPGQGSKVVPADEVPRPDDREYTDADVRFMQGMIRHHSQALRMTALVSGRSESKDLPRFARRIEISQQDEIDQMVRWLRARLQQVPSVGSGAGHDHGGETLMPGMLSEEQFAEMEQAKGARFDRLFYENMIQHHLGALTMVEGLFGDGGGEEVEINQFVTHVDADQRIEIDRMRGLLAQMG; encoded by the coding sequence ATGAAGCGAGCCCAGGCCATGATCTCCTCCACCTCGTTTCGGCAGCTCCTCGCGCTCGTGCTGGCCGCTGCCGCGATCAGCGCCTGCACGGCCGAGACCGCCGAACAGGCGAAGGTGAACGTCGTCCAGCCGGGTGCGCCGGGACAGGGCAGCAAGGTCGTCCCGGCCGACGAGGTGCCGCGTCCGGACGACCGGGAGTACACCGACGCCGACGTGCGGTTCATGCAGGGGATGATCCGGCATCACTCCCAGGCCCTGCGCATGACCGCGCTCGTCTCCGGCCGCAGCGAGAGCAAGGACCTGCCGCGCTTCGCCAGACGGATCGAGATCTCCCAGCAGGACGAGATCGACCAGATGGTGCGCTGGCTCAGGGCGAGGCTCCAGCAGGTGCCGAGCGTGGGCTCCGGCGCCGGGCACGACCACGGCGGCGAAACGCTCATGCCCGGCATGCTCAGCGAGGAGCAGTTCGCCGAAATGGAGCAGGCCAAGGGGGCGCGGTTCGACCGGCTCTTCTACGAGAACATGATCCAGCACCACCTGGGCGCACTGACGATGGTGGAGGGGCTCTTCGGCGACGGGGGAGGCGAGGAGGTGGAGATCAACCAGTTCGTCACCCATGTCGACGCGGACCAGCGGATAGAGATCGACCGCATGCGCGGCCTGCTCGCCCAGATGGGGTGA
- a CDS encoding amino acid ABC transporter ATP-binding protein, with the protein MTENSGGAPLVRLEGVNKHFGPLHVLRDIELSVGRGEVVVVIGPSGSGKSTLCRVINRLETIDGGSIVFDGQELPAEGRALARLRSEVGMVFQSFNLFSHKTILENVTLGPVRVRKVSRQQAEQRGMELLERVGIASQAGKYPAQLSGGQQQRAAIARALAMDPKMILFDEPTSALDPEMVQEVLDVMTGLARDGMTMMVVTHEMGFARRAANRVVFMADGQIVEEGEPSEFFTQPSTERARDFLSKILTH; encoded by the coding sequence ATGACGGAGAACAGTGGTGGGGCCCCGCTTGTCAGGCTGGAGGGAGTCAACAAGCATTTCGGTCCGCTGCACGTGCTCAGGGACATCGAGCTGAGCGTGGGCCGGGGCGAGGTGGTCGTCGTCATCGGCCCGTCCGGCAGCGGCAAGTCGACCTTGTGCCGTGTGATCAACCGGCTGGAGACCATCGACGGCGGGAGCATCGTCTTCGACGGTCAGGAGCTTCCCGCGGAGGGCCGCGCCCTCGCCCGCCTGCGGTCCGAGGTGGGAATGGTGTTCCAGTCCTTCAACCTGTTCTCCCACAAGACGATCCTGGAGAACGTCACGCTCGGCCCGGTCAGAGTACGGAAGGTCTCCCGGCAGCAGGCCGAGCAGCGGGGCATGGAGCTGCTCGAACGGGTCGGCATCGCCTCGCAGGCCGGCAAGTATCCCGCCCAGCTGTCCGGAGGTCAGCAGCAGCGTGCCGCCATCGCCCGCGCGCTGGCGATGGACCCCAAGATGATCCTGTTCGACGAGCCGACCTCGGCCCTCGACCCCGAGATGGTCCAGGAAGTGCTCGACGTGATGACCGGCCTGGCGCGCGACGGCATGACGATGATGGTCGTCACCCACGAGATGGGCTTCGCCCGCCGGGCGGCCAACCGGGTCGTCTTCATGGCCGACGGCCAGATCGTCGAGGAGGGCGAGCCCTCGGAGTTCTTCACCCAGCCGAGCACCGAGCGCGCCCGCGACTTCCTTTCCAAGATCCTCACCCACTGA
- a CDS encoding sensor histidine kinase, which translates to MRRTAWAVCALTLLLVAAALVLGHRNGAGLFAQSHLLFVVVCALVGGLISAARPGNAVGWLLAACGLCFASLDATGHYALAGLPFATPMAWPQTWLWVPANLSVAAVPALFPSGRPSSPGWRAVLWGLAVVAAVTAALSALLPGSSHQLGWGTPLPNPLGVPALAVVTPFVEPLTTALMGALFVAGAAGLVRRARRGGADERAQLKWLAYAAGLAGLIVAGRVAAGLSDGDPRSIWPITSAFWEVLGTLAACLLPAAAAVAVLRHGLFDIDLVINRTLVYVLLSACVFGGYVLVVTYLGAVFRAADGLPVSVAAAGVVALVFAPLRERLQRAVNLVMYGRRDDPYAALALLGRRLEEAAEAAEPGAVLAAAARSVAEALRLPHVAVEVAGGPTHAYGAPSPGAVRLPLVHRGEPMGDLVLSPRPGESGLGARDRRVLADLARQTGIAVHAVRLSADLQRSRERLVAAREEERRRLRRDLHDGLGPTLAALTMRAEAMQDMVRDPDALAMLEEIMTDAHTAMADVRTLVEGLRPPALDTLGLAGAIRSHAARLPGVEADVEIEGTLPALPAAVEVAAYRITAEALANARRHAGAGRVRVRLGMTGGAPPGALEVEVADEGGEPYADAGGPVSAHCGVGTASMRERAAELGGTCLIGPRPGGGTRVLARLPVQSAPQDAAPDTAPDTAPETAPETAPDTAPDTIRREAGDGADPRAAG; encoded by the coding sequence GTGCGGCGTACTGCGTGGGCGGTCTGCGCGCTCACCCTGCTCCTGGTCGCCGCGGCCCTGGTGCTCGGCCACCGCAACGGCGCCGGGCTGTTCGCCCAGAGCCATCTTCTCTTCGTCGTCGTCTGCGCCCTGGTCGGCGGCCTGATCAGTGCCGCCCGTCCGGGCAACGCCGTCGGATGGCTGCTGGCCGCCTGCGGCCTGTGCTTCGCGTCGCTGGACGCGACCGGGCACTACGCGCTGGCCGGGCTGCCGTTCGCGACCCCGATGGCCTGGCCGCAGACGTGGCTGTGGGTCCCGGCCAACCTTTCCGTCGCCGCCGTTCCGGCGTTGTTCCCCTCGGGACGGCCGTCGTCGCCCGGGTGGCGGGCGGTCCTGTGGGGGCTCGCCGTCGTCGCCGCCGTGACGGCCGCGCTGAGCGCCCTGCTGCCGGGTTCCAGCCACCAGCTCGGCTGGGGCACGCCGCTGCCCAACCCCCTCGGGGTGCCCGCGCTCGCCGTCGTCACGCCGTTCGTCGAGCCGCTCACGACCGCACTCATGGGCGCCCTGTTCGTGGCGGGCGCGGCCGGTCTCGTACGGCGGGCCCGGCGCGGCGGCGCCGACGAACGGGCTCAGCTCAAGTGGCTCGCCTACGCCGCCGGGCTCGCCGGGCTGATCGTCGCGGGGCGGGTGGCCGCGGGGCTCTCCGACGGCGACCCGCGCTCCATCTGGCCCATCACCAGCGCGTTCTGGGAGGTCCTGGGGACGCTCGCGGCCTGCCTGCTCCCGGCCGCCGCCGCGGTCGCGGTGCTGCGGCACGGCCTGTTCGACATCGACCTCGTGATCAACCGCACGCTCGTCTACGTCCTGTTGTCGGCGTGCGTGTTCGGCGGCTACGTGCTCGTGGTCACCTATCTCGGCGCCGTGTTCCGCGCGGCGGACGGGCTGCCGGTGTCGGTGGCCGCCGCCGGGGTGGTCGCCCTCGTCTTCGCGCCGCTGCGTGAGCGGCTGCAACGCGCCGTCAACCTCGTGATGTACGGCAGGCGGGACGATCCGTACGCGGCGCTGGCCCTGCTGGGCAGGCGCCTGGAGGAGGCGGCGGAGGCGGCGGAGCCGGGCGCGGTGCTCGCCGCGGCGGCCCGGTCGGTGGCGGAGGCGCTGCGCCTGCCGCACGTCGCGGTCGAGGTCGCCGGCGGGCCGACCCACGCCTACGGCGCGCCCTCCCCCGGCGCCGTACGGCTGCCGCTCGTGCACCGGGGCGAACCGATGGGCGACCTGGTCCTTTCTCCGCGCCCGGGCGAAAGCGGCCTCGGCGCGCGGGACCGCCGCGTTCTCGCCGACCTCGCCCGCCAGACGGGGATCGCCGTGCACGCCGTACGGCTGTCGGCGGACCTGCAGCGCTCACGCGAACGGCTGGTGGCGGCGCGCGAGGAGGAGCGGCGGCGGCTGCGCCGCGACCTGCACGACGGGCTCGGGCCGACCCTGGCCGCGCTCACCATGCGGGCGGAGGCCATGCAGGACATGGTGCGCGATCCGGACGCCCTGGCGATGCTCGAAGAGATCATGACGGACGCGCACACGGCGATGGCCGACGTGCGGACGCTGGTGGAGGGGCTGCGGCCGCCGGCCCTCGACACGCTGGGCCTGGCCGGGGCGATCAGATCGCACGCGGCCCGGCTGCCCGGCGTCGAGGCCGACGTGGAGATCGAGGGGACGCTCCCGGCGCTGCCCGCGGCGGTGGAGGTGGCGGCCTACCGGATCACCGCCGAGGCGCTGGCGAACGCGCGCCGCCACGCCGGGGCCGGACGGGTGCGCGTACGGCTCGGCATGACCGGCGGGGCCCCGCCAGGCGCGCTCGAAGTGGAGGTCGCCGACGAGGGCGGCGAGCCGTACGCGGACGCCGGCGGCCCGGTGTCCGCCCACTGCGGGGTCGGCACGGCCTCGATGCGGGAACGGGCGGCAGAACTCGGCGGCACCTGCCTGATCGGGCCGCGCCCGGGAGGCGGGACGCGGGTGCTGGCCCGCCTTCCCGTGCAGAGCGCACCCCAGGACGCGGCGCCGGACACCGCGCCGGACACCGCGCCGGAAACGGCGCCGGAAACGGCGCCGGACACGGCGCCGGACACGATACGACGGGAGGCGGGCGATGGAGCCGATCCGCGTGCTGCTGGTTGA
- a CDS encoding glutamate ABC transporter substrate-binding protein, protein MRFGAGLLALAALATGLTACGNSGADSIADKAKNDKKLVIGIKIDQPGWGLKKPDGSYGGFDVDVARYVAKELGVPESGITFKEAQSANREPFIQQGQVDMVVATYSITDERKKKISFAGPYLVTGQDILVRADDTSITGVDSLKDKKVCGAQGSSSPKRLADKFGAEWESKNLTQQQGYGACLPLLENKQVDAISTDATILAGFAAQFPGKFKLIGQPFSEEKYGIGIKMDDKAGRDAINNAIEKFFNDGSWRKALDANLGEFGKYFTTPPSVERY, encoded by the coding sequence ATGCGATTCGGAGCCGGCCTGCTCGCGCTCGCCGCCCTGGCTACCGGCCTGACGGCCTGCGGCAACTCCGGGGCGGACTCGATCGCCGACAAGGCGAAGAACGACAAGAAGCTCGTCATCGGCATCAAGATCGACCAGCCGGGCTGGGGGCTGAAGAAGCCCGACGGCAGCTACGGCGGGTTCGACGTGGACGTGGCCAGGTACGTCGCCAAGGAACTCGGCGTGCCGGAGAGCGGGATCACCTTCAAGGAGGCCCAGTCGGCCAACCGCGAGCCGTTCATCCAGCAGGGCCAGGTGGACATGGTCGTGGCGACCTACTCCATCACCGACGAGCGCAAGAAGAAGATCTCCTTCGCCGGTCCCTACCTGGTCACCGGGCAGGACATCCTCGTCCGCGCGGACGACACCTCGATCACCGGGGTCGACTCCCTCAAGGACAAGAAGGTCTGCGGCGCCCAGGGCTCGTCGTCGCCGAAGCGGCTCGCCGACAAGTTCGGGGCCGAGTGGGAGTCCAAGAACCTCACCCAGCAGCAGGGGTACGGCGCCTGCCTCCCGCTGCTGGAGAACAAGCAGGTCGACGCGATCTCCACGGACGCGACGATCCTCGCCGGGTTCGCCGCCCAGTTCCCCGGCAAGTTCAAGCTGATCGGCCAGCCGTTCAGCGAGGAGAAGTACGGCATCGGCATCAAGATGGACGACAAGGCCGGCCGCGACGCGATCAACAACGCCATCGAGAAGTTCTTCAACGACGGCAGCTGGCGCAAGGCCCTCGACGCCAACCTCGGCGAGTTCGGCAAGTACTTCACGACGCCGCCGTCCGTCGAGCGGTACTAG
- a CDS encoding amino acid ABC transporter permease: protein MEAVVDELPVILGAFWLTVKLTVVSGVISLVWGIVLAAMRVSPLPVLRGAGALYVNVLRNTPLTLIIVFCGLGLGTVMNVQFSRDDLSLNSFWLSIIGLSAYTSAFVCEVVRSGINTVPLGQAEAARAIGLTFLQTLRLVILPQAVRTVIAPLGSLLNALVKNTTVAAAIGVMEAALRMKNLFDAHGDAIIPIFLGFAAGFVVLTLPLNLLSGRLARRLAVVR from the coding sequence GTGGAGGCCGTCGTCGACGAGCTTCCCGTCATCCTCGGCGCGTTCTGGCTGACGGTGAAGCTCACGGTGGTCAGCGGGGTCATCTCGCTGGTCTGGGGGATCGTGCTGGCGGCCATGCGCGTCAGTCCGCTGCCGGTGCTGCGAGGGGCGGGCGCGCTGTACGTCAACGTGCTGCGCAACACGCCCCTCACGTTGATCATCGTGTTCTGCGGCCTCGGCCTGGGCACGGTGATGAACGTCCAGTTCTCCCGGGACGACCTGTCGCTCAACAGCTTCTGGCTGTCGATCATCGGGTTGTCCGCCTACACGTCCGCCTTCGTCTGCGAGGTGGTGCGGTCCGGGATCAACACCGTGCCACTCGGGCAGGCGGAGGCGGCGCGGGCGATCGGCCTGACGTTCCTGCAGACGCTCCGCCTGGTGATCCTCCCCCAGGCGGTGCGCACGGTCATCGCGCCGCTCGGGAGCCTGCTGAACGCGCTGGTCAAGAACACGACGGTCGCGGCCGCGATCGGCGTCATGGAGGCGGCGCTGCGGATGAAGAACCTGTTCGACGCCCACGGAGACGCGATCATTCCCATCTTCCTCGGCTTCGCGGCCGGGTTCGTCGTGCTGACCCTTCCCCTGAACCTGCTGTCCGGCCGGCTGGCCCGGCGCCTGGCGGTGGTCCGATGA
- a CDS encoding transporter substrate-binding domain-containing protein, with protein sequence MWRGGAVVGVLAAVFLAGGCGNDGTLVVGVRPGQPGLVTRLPDGRYSGFDIQVAQYVARALGYRDDQVVYTLDPSRADLVVGATGPAGSRYVAGPYLVTSTDILVRAGDLSVRRPRDLARKRVCATRESAEPLVKRFGTRWRQFFLAEANLPAACAPLLASGRTDAIVADAPVLAGLSAQYPGRFRFSGKPLATEEYGIAAGTPALRDQVEEALRRMFEDGTWKRTVIDQLGPLATRYTAPPSLG encoded by the coding sequence GTGTGGCGTGGCGGTGCCGTGGTCGGCGTCCTGGCTGCCGTGTTCCTCGCCGGTGGGTGCGGGAACGACGGCACGCTGGTGGTCGGCGTGCGCCCCGGGCAGCCGGGCCTGGTCACCCGGCTCCCCGACGGCCGCTACAGCGGGTTCGACATCCAAGTGGCGCAGTACGTCGCCCGGGCGCTCGGCTACCGCGACGACCAGGTCGTCTACACGCTCGACCCGTCGCGGGCCGACCTCGTCGTCGGCGCCACGGGCCCGGCGGGCTCCCGGTACGTCGCCGGGCCCTACCTGGTGACCAGCACCGACATCCTCGTCCGGGCCGGCGACCTGTCCGTCCGCCGCCCGCGCGACCTCGCCCGCAAGCGCGTCTGCGCCACCAGGGAGTCGGCGGAGCCTCTCGTGAAGAGGTTCGGCACCCGGTGGCGGCAGTTCTTCCTCGCCGAGGCGAACCTGCCCGCGGCCTGCGCGCCGCTGCTGGCCTCCGGCCGGACCGACGCGATCGTGGCCGACGCCCCCGTGCTCGCCGGGCTGTCGGCGCAGTATCCCGGCAGGTTCCGCTTCAGCGGCAAACCTCTGGCGACCGAGGAGTACGGCATCGCCGCCGGGACGCCCGCGCTGCGTGACCAGGTCGAGGAGGCGCTGCGCCGGATGTTCGAGGACGGCACCTGGAAGCGGACGGTCATCGACCAGCTCGGCCCGCTCGCCACCCGCTACACCGCTCCCCCGTCCCTCGGCTGA